One genomic window of Gemmatimonadota bacterium includes the following:
- a CDS encoding amidase: protein MPLTRREALETLGALFAAPLLRWPVLPPDPLAGTILQFQTGRARGEWTALTVTRQAIDHSYAWNRRLHSTDLLSDRALAEAAASDQRARRGALRGPLDGVPLFAKSIYDMAGLPTTASSAAWAELFPEPVRHDSLEVARLRAAGAVLLGKTAADDFAYRGNGTASLSGQVINPYDSADIKTPGGSSAGSAVSVACGIAFAALGTDDGGSNRIPAQFTGVVGVKPTFGLVPRSGVIPTWPYLDTHGPLSRFVADAALMLDAIAGPDASDGLALTSPWRRGSLTSLDDHALRGARLGLVEFHVPRDQMSPESVALFDRSIADLKSAGAIVEPFAPVVTRATVRQLFAASATSRKDVRPDPNSPAATANALLRYFQRQGSAHAERDVQRGLAAFQKFYDVLPKEWEAMAKLMVQPYESDPAGVSFARSRAEVTAQLAESFRQQRIEAMVYPTMPFPAPRAVDNWPDIRTTLGYGNWLGLPEVSVPSGLGSDGMPGGNLSFVGLPGSDARLLALAHSYEQASKRFVAPKVPG, encoded by the coding sequence ATGCCCCTGACACGCCGCGAAGCCCTCGAGACCCTCGGCGCCCTCTTCGCCGCGCCGCTCCTCCGCTGGCCCGTGCTGCCCCCCGATCCGCTCGCCGGGACCATCCTCCAGTTCCAGACCGGCCGCGCCCGTGGGGAATGGACCGCGCTCACGGTGACCCGCCAGGCGATCGACCATAGCTACGCCTGGAATCGCCGGCTCCATTCGACCGACCTGCTCAGTGACCGCGCCCTCGCCGAGGCCGCAGCCTCCGACCAACGCGCCCGACGCGGCGCCCTGCGTGGTCCGCTCGACGGCGTCCCGCTCTTCGCGAAGTCGATCTATGACATGGCCGGCCTCCCGACCACTGCCTCGAGTGCCGCCTGGGCGGAGCTCTTTCCTGAGCCGGTACGCCACGACTCGTTGGAGGTCGCCCGGCTCCGCGCCGCCGGCGCGGTCCTCCTCGGCAAGACGGCCGCCGACGATTTCGCCTACCGCGGCAACGGCACCGCCTCGCTCTCTGGCCAGGTGATCAATCCGTACGACTCGGCCGATATCAAGACCCCCGGAGGCTCCAGCGCCGGCTCCGCCGTCTCCGTCGCCTGCGGCATCGCCTTCGCCGCCTTGGGCACCGACGACGGGGGCTCCAATCGCATCCCGGCACAGTTCACCGGCGTCGTCGGGGTGAAACCGACCTTCGGCCTCGTCCCACGCAGTGGCGTGATTCCGACCTGGCCCTACCTCGACACCCACGGCCCGCTCTCTCGCTTCGTCGCAGATGCCGCGCTGATGCTCGACGCGATCGCCGGCCCCGACGCCTCAGACGGCCTCGCCCTCACCTCGCCATGGCGCCGCGGCTCCCTCACGTCACTTGACGATCACGCGCTGCGGGGGGCCCGCCTCGGCTTGGTGGAGTTCCACGTCCCGCGCGACCAGATGTCTCCCGAATCCGTGGCACTCTTCGATCGGTCCATCGCTGATCTCAAGAGCGCTGGTGCCATCGTCGAGCCGTTCGCCCCGGTGGTCACCCGCGCCACGGTTCGGCAACTGTTCGCGGCGAGTGCCACCTCCCGCAAGGACGTCCGCCCGGACCCAAACTCCCCCGCCGCCACCGCCAACGCCCTCCTCCGCTATTTCCAGCGGCAGGGAAGTGCCCACGCGGAGCGGGACGTGCAGAGGGGCCTGGCGGCCTTCCAGAAGTTCTATGACGTGCTCCCGAAGGAATGGGAGGCGATGGCGAAGCTGATGGTGCAACCGTACGAGAGCGACCCGGCGGGGGTGTCGTTTGCCCGGTCGCGCGCTGAGGTGACGGCGCAACTGGCCGAGTCGTTCCGGCAGCAGCGGATCGAGGCGATGGTCTACCCCACGATGCCGTTCCCGGCGCCCCGCGCCGTCGACAACTGGCCCGACATCCGCACCACGCTCGGCTACGGCAACTGGCTCGGCCTCCCCGAAGTCTCGGTGCCGAGCGGCCTCGGCAGCGACGGCATGCCGGGAGGCAACCTCTCGTTCGTCGGACTGCCGGGGAGCGATGCACGCCTCCTCGCGCTCGCGCACAGCTACGAGCAGGCATCGAAGCGGTTCGTTGCACCGAAGGTGCCCGGCTAG
- a CDS encoding TonB family protein has product MTALTAALLAGCSSTVPAPTPAPAPAPAASASSRTATATTERLPACSGPVVDGRVFTSDEIDLPPAYRDGPAVQYPAALRQAGVKGRVTLAYIINGDGSVDSTSVTVISSTNPAFEEPSRRVAAATRFWPGCLRGQPVRTRVTQGIMFDVRRDGGGAP; this is encoded by the coding sequence GTGACCGCACTGACCGCCGCGCTCCTCGCCGGCTGCTCGTCGACCGTGCCGGCACCGACACCCGCCCCTGCCCCAGCCCCTGCCGCTTCGGCGTCGAGCCGCACTGCCACGGCCACCACCGAGCGGCTGCCAGCGTGCAGTGGCCCAGTCGTAGATGGCAGGGTCTTCACCTCTGATGAGATCGATCTTCCGCCAGCCTATCGCGATGGACCGGCGGTCCAATACCCGGCCGCCCTTCGGCAAGCGGGCGTCAAGGGCAGAGTCACGCTCGCCTACATCATCAACGGCGATGGCTCTGTGGACAGCACCAGCGTGACCGTGATCTCCTCGACCAACCCGGCGTTCGAGGAGCCCTCACGGAGGGTGGCGGCGGCGACCCGCTTCTGGCCCGGCTGCCTCAGAGGGCAGCCGGTGCGCACCCGCGTCACGCAGGGGATCATGTTCGACGTCAGGCGCGACGGAGGCGGCGCGCCGTGA
- a CDS encoding PhzF family phenazine biosynthesis protein — MSDGNEAAKVQRIAAFSDGNQGGNPAGVWIGDAFPSDAEMQRTAHEVGFSETSFAVPTATGFRVRYFAPASEVPFCGHATIALGAALALAHGDGTFALELNDARITVEGRRDGTVVMAALQSPPTRSAPVSPLLTSEVLGMFGYTAQDLDSRIPPAIAHGGADHLVVILKSRALLAAMRYDQEAGRALMQREGLVTILFGWAESAQRFHTRNPFASGGVYEDPATGAATAAFAGYLRDIGWPHGGVIDIVQGEDMGMRSLLRAEIPDVPGSSIRVSGTARVMER, encoded by the coding sequence GTGAGCGACGGGAACGAGGCCGCCAAGGTCCAGCGCATCGCCGCCTTCTCCGACGGCAACCAGGGTGGCAATCCCGCCGGCGTCTGGATCGGCGACGCCTTCCCCTCTGACGCCGAGATGCAACGCACGGCGCATGAGGTCGGCTTCTCGGAGACGTCGTTCGCGGTCCCGACGGCAACCGGCTTCCGCGTCCGGTACTTTGCCCCGGCCTCCGAGGTCCCCTTCTGCGGCCACGCGACGATTGCGCTCGGGGCAGCGCTCGCGCTCGCGCACGGCGACGGCACCTTCGCACTCGAGTTGAACGACGCCAGGATCACGGTCGAAGGGCGGCGCGACGGGACCGTGGTAATGGCGGCGCTGCAGTCGCCGCCGACTCGCAGTGCTCCGGTCTCGCCACTGCTGACGTCGGAAGTGCTCGGGATGTTCGGGTACACGGCGCAGGACCTTGACTCGCGCATCCCTCCGGCGATTGCGCACGGGGGCGCGGACCATCTCGTGGTCATCTTGAAGTCGCGAGCGCTCCTCGCCGCGATGCGGTACGACCAGGAGGCCGGTCGAGCGCTGATGCAACGCGAGGGGCTCGTCACCATCCTTTTCGGCTGGGCCGAGTCGGCGCAGCGCTTCCATACGCGGAATCCCTTTGCGTCGGGCGGCGTCTACGAAGACCCGGCCACCGGCGCCGCGACGGCGGCGTTCGCCGGCTACTTGCGCGACATCGGCTGGCCGCACGGCGGCGTGATCGACATCGTGCAGGGCGAGGATATGGGGATGCGGTCGCTTCTCCGGGCGGAGATCCCGGATGTCCCGGGCAGTTCGATTCGCGTTTCGGGAACGGCGCGGGTGATGGAGAGGTAG
- a CDS encoding M1 family metallopeptidase, which yields MRDAYPRQPGIDVQHYRFELALNDSTDDLVGDATVTVRFTKGGLTSYFLDLASIANGKGMAVAEVTSDGVAVPFTHRENRLTMTLGRAPAAGELRRFRVRYHGIPAGGLMVGLNKFKERCFFSWNWPDQARQWLPMIDHPSDKATSEFIVTAPTKYAVVANGLLQSEISRGDGTKRTHWAQSVPISSWLNAIGVAQFAVHHAGTVRGVALQTWVAYQELENGILTYEAPARQAMEFFSDYIGPYPYEKLANVAAAFGGGGTEHASAIFYGENTVRTTPQTSLVAHEIAHQWFGDAVTESDWDDAWLSEGFATYFTLLFTEHYDGRDAFVAGLQRARTTALAAETRVNHPVVHANPADLRGVIPNLVYQKGAWVLHMLRVQLGDGVFRTGIREYSKRYRDANASSDDLQRVMEEVSGQSLGWFFEQWLHRTISPAITGTWSWDDARKVVVIELRQTQAGAPYRLSLDVGIVPDSIGAATTVSTMPFAGASTRIEIPSARAPRDVVLDPRTRLLMTPPAFTRK from the coding sequence ATGCGCGACGCCTACCCGCGTCAGCCGGGGATCGACGTGCAGCACTATCGCTTCGAACTCGCGCTCAACGACTCGACCGACGACCTCGTCGGCGACGCCACGGTCACGGTGCGTTTCACCAAGGGCGGACTGACCAGCTACTTCCTCGACCTCGCGAGCATCGCGAACGGGAAGGGGATGGCAGTCGCCGAGGTGACCAGCGACGGCGTGGCAGTGCCATTCACGCATCGTGAGAACCGCCTCACCATGACGCTGGGCCGTGCGCCGGCGGCGGGTGAGCTGCGTCGCTTCCGGGTGCGGTACCACGGGATTCCGGCCGGCGGCCTGATGGTGGGACTCAACAAGTTCAAGGAGCGCTGCTTCTTCTCGTGGAACTGGCCCGACCAGGCACGGCAGTGGCTGCCGATGATCGACCACCCCTCGGACAAGGCGACGAGCGAGTTCATCGTCACGGCGCCGACCAAGTATGCGGTCGTCGCCAACGGACTGCTCCAGTCCGAGATCTCCCGGGGGGACGGCACCAAGCGGACGCACTGGGCGCAGTCGGTGCCCATCTCGTCATGGTTGAATGCCATCGGCGTCGCCCAGTTTGCGGTGCATCACGCCGGCACCGTCCGGGGCGTGGCGCTGCAGACCTGGGTGGCCTATCAGGAGCTCGAGAACGGCATCCTGACCTACGAGGCACCGGCCCGCCAGGCGATGGAGTTCTTCAGCGACTACATCGGGCCTTACCCGTACGAGAAGCTGGCCAACGTGGCGGCAGCCTTCGGCGGCGGCGGGACCGAGCACGCCAGCGCGATCTTCTACGGCGAGAACACCGTCCGCACCACGCCGCAGACGTCGCTCGTGGCGCATGAGATTGCACATCAGTGGTTCGGCGATGCCGTGACCGAAAGTGACTGGGACGATGCCTGGCTCAGCGAAGGCTTCGCCACCTACTTCACGCTGCTCTTCACCGAGCACTATGACGGGCGCGACGCCTTCGTCGCGGGTCTCCAGCGGGCGCGGACCACGGCACTGGCCGCCGAGACGCGGGTCAACCATCCGGTGGTCCATGCCAACCCGGCGGACCTGCGCGGGGTGATCCCGAACCTGGTCTACCAGAAGGGTGCCTGGGTCCTCCACATGCTCCGCGTCCAGCTTGGCGATGGGGTCTTCCGCACCGGGATCCGCGAATATTCCAAGCGCTACCGTGATGCCAATGCCTCGTCGGATGACCTGCAGCGGGTCATGGAAGAGGTGTCGGGCCAGTCGCTTGGCTGGTTCTTCGAGCAGTGGTTGCATCGTACCATCTCGCCCGCGATCACGGGGACATGGAGCTGGGATGACGCCCGGAAGGTGGTCGTCATCGAGCTTCGGCAGACGCAGGCCGGTGCGCCGTACCGCCTCTCGCTGGATGTGGGCATCGTGCCTGACAGCATCGGAGCGGCCACGACAGTGTCGACGATGCCGTTCGCGGGCGCGAGCACGCGGATCGAGATCCCGAGCGCGCGGGCGCCACGGGATGTGGTTCTCGACCCGCGGACCCGGCTCCTGATGACGCCCCCTGCATTCACCCGGAAGTAA